A region from the Cyanobacterium stanieri LEGE 03274 genome encodes:
- a CDS encoding HigA family addiction module antitoxin: MTTELIKNPHAGDILKHEFLDQLNISQNALARAINVPPNRIHSIVKGERSITADTDLRLCRFFRLSEGYFLRLQNSYQIMEAKRKLGEQLTLITPLTID, encoded by the coding sequence ATGACCACAGAATTAATAAAAAATCCCCATGCAGGAGACATCCTTAAACACGAATTTTTAGACCAATTAAACATCAGTCAAAATGCTCTTGCTCGTGCCATTAACGTGCCTCCTAATCGCATTCATTCCATAGTAAAAGGAGAAAGAAGCATCACCGCTGATACTGATTTACGCCTATGCCGTTTTTTTAGACTTTCCGAAGGTTACTTTTTAAGGCTACAAAATAGTTATCAAATTATGGAAGCAAAACGCAAATTAGGAGAACAATTAACCTTAATTACTCCCTTAACTATTGACTAA